One region of Streptomyces capillispiralis genomic DNA includes:
- a CDS encoding nitroreductase family protein — protein MAAWAGAGEVGWCAAVGGARPGLVEPAGDGTSPRRRASGEARPTLAAWAAGQAWIADAGAVLLAHGCPADAGAPLIRRTHLRAGFAVHLAHLTARRHGLAARPVGSWQQADLGAALGAPPGRDWIVHGLALGTRHADEENTT, from the coding sequence GTGGCCGCGTGGGCGGGGGCCGGGGAGGTGGGCTGGTGTGCCGCCGTCGGGGGAGCGCGGCCGGGGCTGGTCGAGCCGGCCGGTGACGGGACGTCACCGCGGCGGCGGGCGTCCGGCGAGGCCCGCCCGACGCTCGCGGCGTGGGCCGCCGGCCAGGCGTGGATCGCGGACGCGGGCGCCGTCCTGCTCGCCCACGGCTGCCCGGCGGACGCCGGCGCGCCGCTCATCCGCCGTACCCACCTGCGGGCCGGCTTCGCCGTCCACCTGGCCCACCTCACCGCCCGCCGCCACGGACTCGCCGCCCGGCCCGTCGGCTCCTGGCAGCAGGCGGACCTCGGCGCCGCGCTCGGCGCCCCACCGGGCCGGGACTGGATCGTCCACGGACT
- a CDS encoding YcaO-like family protein: MTALPLEALVDPVCGIVRKVKPVEHPAGAPPRYTALTAEISDARRLGLWPADRVSLGTTFGDPEGARIAAIAEGIERYCGNRVPPPGHPDAPLRATAAQLSEQGLRLYGPGDLPAYAPWQYAREKFPYRPLTPDTPALWTRGEERLPDGGTAAVWAPVALTHLNWRQGELRSLPRTHHLNYAGIATGQGLDDAVERGLLETVERDALELWWHLDGPARGIDPDSVPGLADDLAGSALDVHLVEMPSEFAPCMAALVHDRRLGLYAAGFACKYDPAEAARKAVLEAVHTWVFTQGLTGSDGWVFQAVEAGLLARGLYLDHRPDHRYLDVCGPQFEHVRDLGAHVQVWLDERMAAEARRFTEPALGTVPLDAVEPGSRDRLDRALREGGHRVMTFDLTTEDVAETALRVARVLVSGLLPNAPAAFGYFGCPRLAETALRRGWRTSAPSAPEDFTLAPPPHM, translated from the coding sequence ATGACGGCGCTGCCGCTGGAAGCCCTGGTCGATCCCGTCTGCGGCATCGTCCGCAAGGTCAAGCCCGTCGAGCACCCCGCCGGTGCCCCGCCCCGCTACACCGCGCTCACCGCCGAGATATCCGACGCCCGCAGACTCGGCCTGTGGCCCGCCGACCGGGTCTCCCTCGGCACCACCTTCGGCGACCCCGAAGGGGCGCGCATCGCCGCCATAGCCGAGGGAATCGAACGCTACTGCGGCAACCGCGTCCCGCCCCCCGGCCACCCCGACGCCCCGCTGCGCGCCACCGCCGCCCAACTGTCCGAGCAGGGGCTGCGGTTGTACGGCCCCGGCGACCTGCCCGCCTACGCGCCCTGGCAGTACGCCCGGGAGAAGTTCCCGTACCGGCCCCTCACCCCCGACACCCCCGCCCTGTGGACGCGCGGCGAGGAGCGGCTGCCGGACGGCGGCACCGCCGCGGTGTGGGCGCCCGTCGCCCTCACCCACCTCAACTGGCGCCAGGGCGAACTGCGTTCACTGCCCCGCACCCACCACCTCAACTACGCGGGCATCGCCACCGGGCAGGGACTGGACGACGCCGTCGAACGCGGCCTGCTGGAGACCGTCGAACGCGACGCGCTGGAACTGTGGTGGCACCTGGACGGCCCGGCCCGCGGCATCGACCCGGACAGCGTGCCCGGCCTCGCCGACGACCTCGCCGGCTCCGCGCTCGACGTCCATCTGGTGGAGATGCCCTCGGAGTTCGCGCCCTGCATGGCGGCCCTCGTGCACGACCGGCGGCTCGGCCTGTACGCCGCCGGCTTCGCCTGCAAGTACGACCCCGCCGAGGCCGCCCGCAAGGCCGTGCTGGAGGCCGTCCACACCTGGGTCTTCACCCAGGGCCTGACCGGCTCCGACGGCTGGGTGTTCCAGGCCGTGGAGGCCGGCCTGCTCGCCCGCGGCCTCTACCTCGACCACCGCCCCGACCACCGCTACCTCGACGTGTGCGGCCCGCAGTTCGAGCACGTCCGTGACCTCGGCGCGCACGTCCAGGTCTGGCTGGACGAGCGGATGGCCGCCGAGGCGCGGCGCTTCACCGAGCCCGCGCTCGGCACGGTGCCCCTCGACGCGGTCGAGCCCGGCAGCCGGGACCGGCTCGACCGCGCGCTCCGCGAGGGCGGACACCGCGTCATGACGTTCGACCTCACCACCGAGGACGTGGCCGAGACGGCGCTGCGCGTCGCCCGCGTCCTCGTCTCCGGGCTCCTCCCCAACGCCCCGGCCGCCTTCGGCTACTTCGGCTGCCCGCGGCTCGCCGAGACCGCCCTGCGACGGGGCTGGCGCACGAGCGCGCCGAGCGCACCGGAGGACTTCACCCTCGCACCCCCGCCCCACATGTGA
- a CDS encoding CocE/NonD family hydrolase: MTPPTATVGGLATDTHLPDGDGPFPTVLIRTPYDRTRHRAEARGWARRGFAAVVQDVRGRFASPGEWHPYRNEAADGAATARWIRRQPWSDGRLVAAGASYAAHCAVVLALEAPGDGRPDAVIAAVPALGAAETAREPSGVERLLTRAGWWAAHGDRPDSDESALDKALAADPGLLTHLPLTALPRRLGRDLPSWAGLWRHHDRGRLTTRAAHAAVPLLAVGGHHDHFTEDTVALWRAWGGPSARLLLGPWGHGLAGAPGPDAGPAHRVGLGDLYVRWARRALGGELAPGRHGALALGGGNLWVPAATEGRPRTPRVRLLHGAAFTADPDRPVRSDDLTVPTGGPPDRCLLATPPLPRPLDALGPVRVRLRATAGTPSADWAVRLVALAPEGTAERLAVGIARREQPAGRAAEFTVELGRLARRLRPGTRLRLEIAGHHFPAHARNPHTGADPVTADRLLPSPREVDPESVALTLHVLPTRPTPTEPAEEILR, translated from the coding sequence ATGACACCGCCCACCGCGACGGTCGGCGGGCTCGCCACGGACACCCATCTTCCGGACGGCGACGGGCCCTTCCCCACCGTCCTGATCCGCACCCCGTACGACCGCACACGCCACCGGGCCGAGGCGCGCGGCTGGGCCCGCCGCGGCTTCGCCGCCGTCGTCCAGGACGTGCGGGGCCGCTTCGCGTCACCGGGGGAGTGGCACCCGTACCGGAACGAGGCCGCCGACGGAGCGGCCACGGCCCGCTGGATCCGGCGGCAGCCCTGGAGCGACGGACGGCTGGTCGCCGCCGGAGCCTCCTACGCCGCCCACTGCGCCGTCGTGCTGGCCCTCGAAGCGCCCGGCGACGGCCGGCCCGACGCCGTCATCGCCGCCGTTCCGGCACTGGGCGCCGCCGAGACGGCCCGCGAACCCTCCGGCGTGGAACGGCTGCTGACCCGCGCCGGCTGGTGGGCCGCCCACGGCGACCGGCCGGACTCGGACGAGAGCGCCCTGGACAAGGCCCTCGCCGCCGACCCCGGGCTGCTCACCCACCTGCCGCTCACCGCCCTCCCGCGACGGCTGGGCCGGGACCTGCCCTCCTGGGCGGGCCTGTGGCGGCACCACGACCGCGGCCGCCTCACGACGCGGGCGGCGCACGCCGCCGTACCGCTGCTCGCGGTGGGTGGCCACCACGACCACTTCACCGAGGACACCGTCGCCCTGTGGCGCGCCTGGGGCGGGCCCTCCGCCCGACTGCTGCTGGGCCCCTGGGGCCACGGTCTGGCCGGCGCGCCAGGGCCCGACGCCGGACCCGCCCACCGGGTGGGACTCGGCGACCTGTACGTGCGCTGGGCCCGTCGCGCTCTCGGCGGCGAACTCGCCCCCGGGCGCCACGGCGCGCTGGCGCTGGGTGGAGGCAACCTGTGGGTGCCCGCCGCCACCGAGGGCCGACCGCGCACCCCGCGGGTCCGGTTGCTGCACGGCGCCGCCTTCACCGCCGACCCCGACCGTCCGGTCCGCTCCGACGACCTCACCGTCCCCACCGGGGGTCCGCCCGACCGGTGCCTGCTGGCCACCCCGCCGCTGCCCCGCCCGCTCGACGCGCTCGGCCCCGTACGGGTACGGCTGCGGGCCACCGCCGGCACCCCGTCCGCCGACTGGGCCGTACGGCTCGTCGCCCTCGCCCCGGAAGGGACGGCGGAGCGGCTCGCCGTCGGCATCGCCCGGCGTGAGCAACCGGCGGGCCGGGCGGCCGAGTTCACCGTGGAGCTCGGCCGGCTCGCGCGCCGGCTGCGGCCGGGCACCCGGCTCCGCCTGGAGATCGCCGGACACCACTTCCCGGCCCACGCCCGCAACCCCCACACCGGGGCCGACCCGGTCACGGCGGACCGCCTGCTCCCCTCGCCGCGCGAGGTCGACCCCGAGAGCGTGGCGCTGACGCTGCACGTGCTCCCCACCCGTCCCACCCCCACCGAGCCCGCCGAGGAGATCCTGCGATGA
- the amiA gene encoding streptamidine family RiPP, producing the protein MDNEQVFAPIADPGQLAHDSASHSNALVENPFEDTEE; encoded by the coding sequence ATGGACAACGAGCAGGTCTTCGCGCCGATCGCCGACCCGGGCCAGCTGGCCCACGACTCGGCTTCCCACTCCAACGCGCTCGTCGAGAACCCCTTCGAGGACACCGAGGAGTAA